From a region of the Mercurialis annua linkage group LG1-X, ddMerAnnu1.2, whole genome shotgun sequence genome:
- the LOC126681529 gene encoding patatin-like protein 2, with protein sequence MEGVNVPLQAPTYGNLVTILSIDGGGIRGIIPGTILSFLESELQKLDGEDARIADYFDVISGTSTGGLVTAMLACPNEKNRPMFAAKDIKEFYLNECPKIFPQRNFKFFPHTFSVIKALSGPKYDGKYLHRLVKEKLGNTKLNQTLTNVVIPTYDITRLQPTIFSSFQVKKNLSLNAFLSDICISTSAAPTYLPAHFFETTEEKTGAVTKFNLIDGGVAANNPTLVAIGEVTNEIIKGNQDFFPIRPMDYGKFLVISLGTGAPKAEEKCIAGEAAKWGVLGWLTAKGCTPLVDVFSHASGDMVDLHISAVFQALHSENNYLRIQDCTLNKKTASVDVATKENLDDLVKVGEKLLKKQVSRTNLDYGTFVPCKTETNEEALTRFAKLLSQERRLRQAQSPHGSLAAKSK encoded by the exons ATGGAAGGAGTAAATGTACCACTTCAAGCGCCAACGTACGGAAACCTAGTCACCATTCTCAGCATTGATGGAGGTGGCATCAGAGGCATTATCCCTGGAACTATCCTCAGTTTCCTAGAATCTGAACTTCAG AAACTAGACGGTGAAGATGCAAGAATTGCAGACTACTTTGACGTGATATCAGGAACAAGCACAGGTGGTCTGGTGACGGCCATGCTTGCTTGCCCTAATGAGAAGAACCGTCCGATGTTTGCTGCAAAGGATATAAAAGAGTTCTACCTCAATGAATGCCCCAAAATATTTCCTCAACGCAATTTCAAATTCTTTCCCCATACATTTAGCGTCATCAAAGCTTTATCAGGACCTAAATACGATGGAAAATATCTGCATCGTCTTGTTAAGGAAAAACTTGGAAACACTAAATTGAATCAGACATTAACTAATGTTGTCATCCCAACATATGATATTACAAGACTCCAACCTACCATCTTTTCCAGCTTTCAG GTTAAGAAAAACCTATCCTTGAATGCTTTCCTCTCAGACATATGCATTTCCACATCAGCTGCACCGACTTATCTGCCCGCTCATTTCTTTGAAACCACCGAAGAGAAAACAGGGGCGGTGACAAAATTTAACCTTATAGACGGTGGCGTTGCTGCAAATAATCCG ACATTGGTTGCTATAGGAGAAGTGACAAACGAAATTATAAAGGGAAATCAAGATTTTTTTCCAATAAGGCCAATGGACTATGGTAAATTTCTAGTGATATCTTTAGGAACTGGCGCGCCAAAAGCTGAAGAGAAATGCATAGCTGGTGAGGCTGCAAAATGGGGCGTGTTGGGTTGGTTAACAGCAAAGGGCTGCACGCCTTTAGTGGACGTGTTCAGTCATGCAAGTGGTGACATGGTGGATTTGCATATCTCTGCAGTATTTCAAGCCCTGCACTCCGAAAACAACTATCTCAGGATTCAG GATTGCACATTAAACAAGAAAACTGCTTCAGTAGATGTGGCCACAAAAGAGAATTTGGATGATCTTGTCAAAGTTGGTGAAAAGTTGCTAAAGAAACAAGTTTCAAGAACAAATTTGGATTATGGAACCTTCGTACCTTGTAAGACAGAGACTAATGAAGAAGCTCTTACAAGATTCGCCAAACTGCTTTCTCAAGAGAGACGCCTTCGCCAAGCTCAATCACCCCACGGATCACTCGCTgcaaaatccaaatga